In Plasmodium cynomolgi strain B DNA, chromosome 6, whole genome shotgun sequence, the sequence CACACTCTTCGCCACACGGAGACTCCCCCggggagaaaacaaaaaggaaaaatgcgGTAAAACGGGACAAATCGGAAAAATCGGCCAAATGGACCAAATCGGCCAAATGGACCAAATCGGCCAAATGGACCAAATCGGCCAAATGGACCAAATCGGGCAAATCAACCAAATCGGGCAAACCGGCCAAATCGGCCAAATCGCATAGCTTCAACTTGCACCCTCCTACTTGGACGCCAGCACGCGAATCGCATCGCCGACCTTCACGAAGTAGTCGCCCCCTTCATTGCCCAGCGCTCGCCGTGAGGGGAGCGCCGGAAAGGGGACGGAAAAATCCCCACCACACATATCATGGCTAGTAGTCATGCAACAGGTACTAATCAAGTTACTCATAACTTTACGCTTTAGCAATTTAAAACATGACAGAGGAATGGCGCTCCTCAGCGGCAACATCTTCCTCTGTTGAATCTCTTCCAGCTTATCCCGCAGCATGATCAACATAGCATTATCGTTCCACTGCTGAATGAAGTAGAGGATGGAAGGGTTCAGCCCTTGTCCTCTCCTCGGactgaaaataatattatataatttatttctgtaCTTGTTCAGGTGTATCTCATTTGGTGCGAATCGATATGTGTTCCCTTCTGAATAAGTTCCATCTCCAGCTTTGCTGCTCATCTTTTGCGTAATTGTCCCCTTCCCAGCTGTATGTCCATCACCTGTTGACTGTGTCACCTGAGAGAAGCATCTCACTATCTGCTCTAACTTAATTTCCTTCATCAGTTTATCTGCAATTTTGTCAAGGATCTGCAGAACTAATCTAATACCGTCTAATTCAAAGTGCTCACATTTGAACAGCCTCTTAATTAAGGataagacatttttttttaatttattttcatacgAATCAAAGAAGAATAGAATATCTTCATGAATgcaattttctccttctcttaTATTTCCTACAAAATCAATGACATCAATTTTGAATTTCCTTCCTTCTACATTTAGCAAGTCATGTGGGACATCATCCCATGTTGATGCTCTCTTCGCTGcggcttcttcctccttcatgTGTACATACTTCTGCAGAATTCTATCCACTTTGCTGTGTTTCCTTTTGGTGATTCTTTTCTGCTCTACGGATAACTGGAGTGATGCTTTATCCTCCCTTGTGTTGACACACCGTTTAGTGGCTTCTCTCATCCCTTCTCCCCCATCCACAACAGACGCATGTTCATCCACGACATGCCCTCGAAcatccttttccttctgccGTATCTTCACCCCTGTCCtggttttaatttttttcttcactgcTACCTTTTCTTTATCGTCTGATTTCCCCACCAcagcttccttttcttggcAATTTTCCACCGTTTTTGTTCCCTCTCCTTTGTGCTGCCCATCGTTGAAATCTGTGACATTTGCACGTCCGTCTTTCATTGGAGGCTCCACTTGCagttcattttcttcttccttttgggTCCCTTCCTCTGGGGTTCTTTCCTCTCCTGGGTCCTCCGTTGTCTCTAAGATTTTCTCTCCCTCCTTTTGTGCGGCGTTTTGTGCGGCGATTTTGTGTGGCGTTTTTTGTGGCATTTTCTGTCCCCTTTTCTGTCCCCTTTTCTGTGGCgttttccaccttttcctccttttccaccTCGCCTACCTCCATGCGGCCTGACTTTCCTCCCGCTTCTGCCTCTTCTCCCGCGTCTGCCTCTTCTCCCGCGTCTGCCTCTTCTCCCGCGCCTGCCACTTCTCCCGCGCCTGCCACTTCTGCATTcgccttctccccctcccccccttcgttttccttctcgACGGTCACTTCCTCTACGCTCATTTTGTTCGCTGCTTCAatgcccattttgttcgaTGCCTCTctgcccattttgttcgctTCCTCTctgcccattttgttcgctGCTTCAatgcccattttgttcgaTGCCTCTctgcccattttgttcgaTGCCTCtctgctcattttgttcgcTGCTTCAatgcccattttgttcgctGCTTCAatgcccattttgttcgaCTCCTCTatgttctttcttttctccttcttcgtcttATCGGATTTTTGTCCATCTTCTTTCGTGGCCTCCTTTTctgtctccttttttgtctccttttttgtctccttttttgcctccctttttacctccttttttgcctccctttttaccaCCCTTTTTACCACCTTCTGTTCCAGCTTCGCTACCCCCTTCTCCCCTTTCCTTGGGTCCTTTCTCCCCCCCGGCTCATCCGCCTTGCCCGTTCTTCCCCTCCTGCTTGGCCTCTTCACCTCTGGGGGGACAATTAATTTTGTCCTTCCACTACCCGCCGcgtccttttttctcattttcgcCTTCTCCTTCGCCTTCACAATGCTGGAGTCACCACTGCGCTTGCCATTACCGATACCGCTTCCTACGGCTGGCTAGCCTATTCCCCTTCGCTTTGACGCGAAGCTTAGCACCCTGCTGCCTCCCCTTCCTGGAGCTCCTCAAAGTGCCCATTGCCTTAGTGCCCTTTTCCTTAGtgcccttttcctttcccattttgacacTCCCCTTGGATTTAGATTTAGAATTAGTCTTTAAATCCTTCTCCAAATGAAGCAAATCGATAGACCTCTTCGAGCTGTTCTTTTGAATACCCAACTTATGCGCAGTCCTTTCGTTCATACTTATTTGaagttcctcctcctcggCCTTGAGTCGAATGCTTATGTTGCTCTTTTCATTTGCTGGCGTGGAATCGTTTCGCAGGGCCTCCGTGAGTTCGCAGAATAGGCTCTTTCCGTAGGTGTCCTCGGGTTGGTTGTGTCCCTGGGCATTACTGTCACCGCCGATGCCTCCGCTGATGCCTCCGCTGATGCCTCCGTTGATGCCTCCGTTGCTGTAGCGATTTGGTGATGGAAGGGGTCCTCCCCTGACGCGGCTGATGAGGTGTCCAATCGGGAGGTCATTCAGGCGGCTCACTGGGTAACCACTTGGGCGACTAACTGAGGGGCTGCTGGAATGGCTAACTGAGTGGCTGGCCGAGTGGCCGACCGAGTGGCCGACCGAGTGGCTGACCGAGTGGCTGACCGAGTGGCTGACCGAGTGGCTGACCGAGTGGCCGCTTTCATGCCTACGTCTGTGCTCATTTGCGTGGCTAGCTGAGTGACCAATTAAGGGGCTAACGGGGTGTCCAATCGAGTGGCTAGCAGAATGTACAACCGAATGGCTAGCAGAATGTCCAACAGAGTTGCTAACAGGATATCCAACCGAGTGGCTAAAAGAATGTCCAACAGAGTTGCTAACAGGATATCCAACCGAGTGGCTAAAAGAATGTCCAACTGAGTTGCTGACAGGGTATCCAACCGAGTGGGTGGCCGGGAGCCCAATCGAATGGGTAGCAGAGTGCCCAATTGAGTGACCCTGTTCTTCTCTACTTGTGTGGCTTACCGAGTGACTTGCCAAGTAACCAACTTGCGAACTGGCTCCTCGACTAACAGGGAAAATAACCTGCGAACGAACAGCGCGATTGACATGTGGACTACCATCCCGACTAACTTCACGGCTGAAAAAGGGACTATCGTCTCGACTGCTAGCGCGACTGCTAGCACGACTGGTGCTGGGACTGACGCTGAGGCCGTGGGACTCCCGGTCgtccccccattttgcacttTGGCTCAGGTGGAAGATGGAGCTCGCACCGCTCCCGAGGCGTATGCCATTTATTTCTATGCGACTTTGGTCGATGCTGCCTGACGGAGTGACCTCTATGATGGTGCTGTtattcctcccccctcctgcttctccccttttcgaAGAAGCCAAGCTTAGCTGGCTGGGGCTAATGGCCATCAGGCTTCTTTCATT encodes:
- a CDS encoding hypothetical protein (putative), coding for MRKKDAAGSGRTKLIVPPEVKRPSRRGRTGKADEPGGRKDPRKGEKGVAKLEQKVVKRVVKREAKKEVKREAKKETKKETKKETEKEATKEDGQKSDKTKKEKRKNIEESNKMGIEAANKMGIEAANKMSREASNKMGREASNKMGIEAANKMGREEANKMGREASNKMGIEAANKMSVEEVTVEKENEGGEGEKANAEVAGAGEVAGAGEEADAGEEADAGEEAEAGGKSGRMEEGEKILETTEDPGEERTPEEGTQKEEENELQVEPPMKDGRANVTDFNDGQHKGEGTKTVENCQEKEAVVGKSDDKEKVAVKKKIKTRTGVKIRQKEKDVRGHVVDEHASVVDGGEGMREATKRCVNTREDKASLQLSVEQKRITKRKHSKVDRILQKYVHMKEEEAAAKRASTWDDVPHDLLNVEGRKFKIDVIDFVGNIREGENCIHEDILFFFDSYENKLKKNVLSLIKRLFKCEHFELDGIRLVLQILDKIADKLMKEIKLEQIVRCFSQVTQSTGDGHTAGKGTITQKMSSKAGDGTYSEGNTYRFAPNEIHLNKYRNKLYNIIFSPRRGQGLNPSILYFIQQWNDNAMLIMLRDKLEEIQQRKMLPLRSAIPLSCFKLLKRKVMSNLISTCCMTTSHDMCGGDFSVPFPALPSRRALGNEGGDYFVKVGDAIRVLASK